GGTAGCGGGGTAAGGTGAGTATATGGGGGGGCGAGGCGAGGCGAAGTAATTAGTTAGTTGTGTGTAAATGTCTGTTGTGTTTTCCTAGATGCCAATCGTGAGTCGTGCGCGTGTGTACACGGACTCGAATGCTCAGCGTCCTCGCGACTACTGGGATTACGAGTCTCACGTGGTGGAGTGGGGGAAGCAGGATGACTATCAACTGGTTCGCAAGCTGGGGCGCGGGAAATACTCTGAGGTGTTTGAGGCCATCAACATCACGAACAGTGAGAAGTGCGTGGTGAAGACCCTGAAGCCcgtgaagaagaagaagataaagcGTGAGATCAAGATATTGGAGAATCTGCGTGGTGGAACGAACGTGATAACTCTGCAAGGAGTGGTGAAGGATCCCGTTTCGCGCACTCCTGCCCTCATATTCGAGCACGTGAATAACACGGATTTCAAGCAGTTATACCAAACCCTGAACGATTATGACATCCGTTATTACCTCTACGAATTACTTAAAGCCTTAGACTATTGCCATTCCCTGGGGATCATGCATCGGGATGTCAAGCCGCATAATGTCATGATCGATCACGAAAATAGAAAACTACGACTCATTGATTGGGGTTTAGCCGAATTTTACCATCCTGGTCAAGAGTATAATGTCCGCGTGGCGTCGCGGTATTTTAAAGGTCCAGAACTCTTGGTGGATTACCAAATGTACGATTACTCTCTTGATATGTGGTCTCTGGGTTGCATGTTAGCCTCCATGATCTTTCGAAAAGAGCCCTTCTTTCATGGGCACGACAACTATGATCAGCTGGTGAGAATAGCAAAGGTCCTTGGTACTGAAGAGCTCTTTGAATACTTGGATAAATACGAAATTGAGTTAGATCCAAGGTTTTCAGATATCCTCGGACGACACTCCCGAAAACGATGGGAGCGATTCGTGCATGGTGAGAATCAACATCTTGTAACGCCTGAAGCCCTCGATTTCTTG
The Lepeophtheirus salmonis chromosome 10, UVic_Lsal_1.4, whole genome shotgun sequence DNA segment above includes these coding regions:
- the CkIIalpha gene encoding casein kinase II subunit alpha, with product MPIVSRARVYTDSNAQRPRDYWDYESHVVEWGKQDDYQLVRKLGRGKYSEVFEAINITNSEKCVVKTLKPVKKKKIKREIKILENLRGGTNVITLQGVVKDPVSRTPALIFEHVNNTDFKQLYQTLNDYDIRYYLYELLKALDYCHSLGIMHRDVKPHNVMIDHENRKLRLIDWGLAEFYHPGQEYNVRVASRYFKGPELLVDYQMYDYSLDMWSLGCMLASMIFRKEPFFHGHDNYDQLVRIAKVLGTEELFEYLDKYEIELDPRFSDILGRHSRKRWERFVHGENQHLVTPEALDFLDKLLRYDHQERLTALEAMSQPYFYLIVKDRLGNMSSSPTPGNIPSTGGAQNSPILSPGSINNSGAQQGTQ